A genomic region of Janthinobacterium lividum contains the following coding sequences:
- a CDS encoding SDR family oxidoreductase, with product MTARLQGKIALLTAAGQGIGRATAEAFVREGATVIATDINQSQLDALKEATGCAIRRLDVTDGAAITALADEIGSVDILFNCAGFVDGGTILDCDDAAWDRSFDINARSMYRLMRAVLPGMLARGAGSIVNMSSVASSVKGAPNRFIYGTSKAAVVGMTKSVAADFVTRGIRCNAICPGTIESPSLKERIAAQAVATGVSIDEVQAAFVARQPMGRVGRAEEIAALAVYLASDESAFTTGMVHVIDGGWSN from the coding sequence AGCGTTCGTGCGCGAAGGCGCCACCGTGATCGCCACCGATATCAACCAGTCCCAGCTCGACGCGCTGAAGGAGGCGACTGGTTGCGCCATCCGCCGGCTCGACGTGACCGATGGCGCGGCGATCACCGCGCTGGCCGACGAGATCGGCTCCGTCGATATCCTGTTCAACTGCGCCGGCTTCGTCGACGGCGGCACCATCCTCGACTGCGACGATGCGGCCTGGGACCGGTCCTTCGACATCAACGCCCGCTCCATGTACCGGCTGATGCGCGCCGTGCTGCCCGGCATGCTGGCCAGGGGCGCCGGCTCCATCGTCAATATGTCGTCCGTGGCGTCCAGCGTGAAGGGCGCGCCGAACCGCTTTATCTACGGTACCTCGAAGGCGGCCGTGGTGGGCATGACGAAATCGGTGGCGGCGGACTTTGTCACGCGCGGCATCCGCTGCAATGCGATCTGCCCCGGCACCATCGAGTCGCCTTCGCTGAAGGAACGCATTGCCGCGCAGGCGGTAGCGACGGGCGTGAGCATCGATGAAGTGCAAGCCGCTTTCGTGGCACGCCAGCCGATGGGAAGAGTGGGCAGGGCAGAGGAAATCGCCGCCCTGGCCGTCTACCTGGCTTCCGATGAATCCGCCTTTACCACCGGCATGGTCCATGTGATCGACGGCGGCTGGTCAAATTAA
- a CDS encoding fumarylacetoacetate hydrolase family protein produces MKLMRYGAKGAEKPALIDADGAVRDLSGVLSDITGATLGKDGLATLAAIDIASLPVVDHPGRIAPPWKGVGKFLCVGLNYADHAAESGMAVPFEPVLFMKATSAIIGANDAVVMPQDSKKSDWEVELGVVIGTTARYVSEADALSHVAGYCVVNDLSEREYQLERGGQWDKGKGCDTFGPIGPWLVTADEVADPQNLGLWLEVNGKRVQDGNTRTMVFGVANLVSYISRFITLYPGDIISTGTPPGVGMGQKPSAVYLKPGDTMRLGINGLGEQRQTVHAWNPQLIDG; encoded by the coding sequence ATGAAACTGATGCGTTATGGCGCCAAGGGCGCTGAAAAACCTGCCTTGATCGATGCTGACGGCGCCGTGCGCGACCTCTCCGGCGTGCTGTCGGATATCACGGGCGCGACCCTGGGCAAGGATGGCCTGGCGACCCTGGCCGCCATCGATATCGCCAGCCTGCCGGTGGTGGACCATCCCGGCCGCATCGCGCCGCCGTGGAAAGGCGTGGGCAAATTTTTGTGCGTGGGCTTGAACTATGCCGACCATGCTGCCGAATCGGGCATGGCCGTGCCGTTTGAACCGGTGCTGTTCATGAAAGCCACCAGCGCCATCATCGGCGCCAACGATGCCGTGGTGATGCCGCAGGACTCGAAGAAAAGCGACTGGGAAGTGGAACTGGGCGTGGTGATCGGCACCACCGCCCGCTATGTGAGCGAAGCGGATGCGCTGTCGCACGTGGCCGGCTACTGCGTCGTCAATGACTTGTCCGAACGCGAGTATCAACTGGAGCGTGGCGGCCAGTGGGACAAGGGCAAGGGCTGCGATACCTTCGGCCCGATCGGCCCCTGGCTGGTGACGGCCGACGAAGTGGCGGACCCGCAAAACCTGGGCCTGTGGCTGGAAGTCAACGGCAAGCGTGTGCAGGACGGCAATACCAGGACGATGGTCTTCGGCGTGGCCAATCTGGTCAGCTATATCAGCCGCTTCATCACCCTGTACCCGGGCGACATCATCAGCACCGGCACGCCACCGGGCGTGGGCATGGGCCAGAAACCGTCGGCCGTGTACCTGAAGCCGGGCGACACCATGCGTCTGGGGATCAACGGCCTGGGGGAACAGCGGCAGACCGTGCATGCCTGGAATCCGCAGCTGATCGACGGTTAA
- a CDS encoding sugar ABC transporter ATP-binding protein, whose amino-acid sequence MNESEEILALNKVSKRFPGVLALDNVSFSLRKGEAHALCGENGAGKSTLMKVMSGVYQADEGELVYKGKVCSFACSVDAEAAGIAIIHQELNLIPHLSVAENIFLAREPVRGIFIDRKKMRADAQALLDRLKLRIDPRQLVKNLSCAQQQMVEIAKALSLNTEVLIMDEPTSSLTESETGQLFDIINELKRNGVSVVYISHRLEEMQHIIDRVTVLRDGKFVCTDDFAATTLDAIVAKMVGRTLDEKFPDRVSTPTADVLLRVTDLHRKDVFGPLSFDLRRGEILGFSGLMGAGRTEVARAIFGADPLTGGAIHLGDMAVTIASPIDAIGHGIAYLSEDRKSHGLAIRMSVAANLTLTNVSGLANRFGFIDFAREEAVAQQYIAALGIKTPTSKQIARNLSGGNQQKIVISKWLYRESKIIFFDEPTRGIDVGAKFAIYQLLDKLASEGIGVVLITSELPEIMGMTDRVAVFHEGRISGIVNTRESSQEEIMQLASGRVASPAPGQAAAH is encoded by the coding sequence ATGAATGAATCCGAAGAGATACTGGCGCTGAACAAGGTCAGCAAGCGCTTTCCCGGCGTGCTGGCGCTCGACAACGTCAGTTTCAGCCTGCGCAAGGGCGAGGCGCATGCGCTGTGCGGCGAAAACGGCGCCGGCAAGTCCACCCTGATGAAGGTGATGAGCGGCGTGTACCAGGCTGACGAGGGGGAACTGGTCTACAAGGGCAAGGTATGCAGTTTTGCCTGCAGCGTGGATGCGGAGGCGGCAGGCATCGCCATCATCCACCAGGAACTGAATTTGATCCCGCACCTGAGCGTGGCGGAGAATATTTTCCTCGCGCGCGAACCGGTGCGCGGCATTTTTATCGACCGCAAAAAAATGCGTGCCGACGCGCAGGCGCTTCTGGACCGTTTGAAGCTGCGCATCGACCCGCGCCAGCTGGTCAAGAACCTGTCGTGCGCGCAGCAGCAGATGGTGGAAATCGCCAAGGCCCTGTCGCTCAATACGGAAGTGCTGATCATGGACGAACCCACGTCGTCGCTGACGGAAAGCGAGACGGGCCAGCTGTTCGACATCATCAATGAACTCAAGCGCAATGGCGTGAGCGTGGTCTACATCTCGCACCGCCTGGAAGAGATGCAGCACATCATCGACAGGGTGACGGTGCTGCGCGACGGGAAATTCGTCTGCACCGACGATTTTGCCGCCACCACCCTGGATGCCATCGTGGCCAAGATGGTGGGCCGCACCCTCGATGAAAAATTTCCCGATCGCGTCTCGACGCCGACCGCTGACGTGCTGCTGCGCGTGACCGATTTGCACCGCAAGGATGTCTTCGGCCCGCTGAGCTTTGATTTGCGGCGCGGCGAGATCCTCGGCTTTTCCGGCCTGATGGGCGCGGGACGCACGGAAGTGGCGCGCGCCATCTTCGGCGCCGATCCCCTCACCGGCGGCGCGATCCACCTGGGCGACATGGCGGTGACGATCGCCAGCCCCATCGACGCCATCGGACACGGCATCGCCTACCTGTCGGAAGACCGCAAGAGCCACGGCCTGGCGATCCGCATGTCGGTGGCGGCCAATCTGACCCTGACGAATGTATCGGGGCTGGCGAACCGATTCGGCTTCATCGATTTCGCCAGGGAAGAAGCGGTGGCGCAGCAGTACATCGCGGCGCTGGGCATCAAGACGCCGACCTCGAAACAGATCGCGCGCAACCTCTCGGGCGGCAACCAGCAAAAGATCGTCATCAGCAAATGGCTGTACCGCGAATCGAAAATCATCTTCTTCGACGAACCCACGCGCGGCATCGACGTGGGGGCCAAGTTCGCCATCTACCAGCTGCTCGACAAGCTTGCGTCGGAAGGCATCGGCGTGGTGCTGATCACGTCCGAGCTGCCCGAGATTATGGGCATGACGGACCGGGTGGCCGTGTTCCATGAAGGGCGCATCAGCGGCATCGTCAATACGCGCGAGTCGTCGCAGGAAGAGATCATGCAACTGGCGTCGGGGCGCGTAGCCAGTCCCGCACCTGGCCAGGCGGCAGCCCATTAA
- a CDS encoding ABC transporter permease: MNKELIQKFAALGSLSLLLLVFSLTSNAFFSVSNGMSVALQVTSIAYLGIAATCVIITGGIDLSSGSVLALAGVAAALLVKSGVPVPVAMLGGVVVGAMCGAVNGFCITQLKLPPFIATLGMMLIARGLALQVTGARAISGLGDSFGELGNGVLWRIERDTGGTFPEVVFPGIPYPVVLMVVIAVAVSIMLSRTTFGRHIYAVGSNAEAARLSGVKVGRVTLLVYTLSGALSGLTGCVLMSRLVTAQPNEGVMYELDAIASAVIGGASLIGGIGTISGTVIGSFVIGILRNGLNMNGVSSFIQQIIIGLVILLTVWIDQKRNRA, translated from the coding sequence ATGAATAAAGAACTGATACAAAAATTCGCCGCGCTGGGCAGCCTGTCGCTGTTGCTGCTGGTGTTTTCCCTGACCAGCAACGCCTTTTTCTCCGTCAGCAACGGCATGAGCGTGGCCTTGCAGGTGACGTCGATCGCCTACCTGGGCATTGCCGCCACCTGCGTCATCATCACGGGCGGCATCGACCTGAGTTCCGGCTCCGTGCTGGCGCTGGCCGGCGTGGCCGCCGCGCTGCTCGTCAAGAGCGGCGTGCCCGTGCCGGTCGCCATGCTGGGCGGCGTCGTGGTGGGCGCCATGTGCGGCGCCGTCAACGGCTTTTGCATCACGCAATTGAAACTGCCTCCTTTCATCGCCACCCTGGGCATGATGCTGATCGCCCGTGGCCTGGCGCTGCAGGTGACGGGCGCGCGCGCCATTTCCGGCCTGGGCGACTCGTTCGGCGAACTGGGCAACGGCGTGCTGTGGCGCATCGAGCGCGACACGGGAGGCACCTTTCCCGAAGTCGTCTTCCCTGGCATTCCGTATCCGGTGGTGCTGATGGTGGTGATCGCCGTGGCCGTGTCCATCATGCTCAGCCGCACCACCTTTGGCCGGCATATCTATGCCGTCGGTTCGAATGCGGAAGCGGCGCGCCTGTCTGGCGTGAAGGTGGGGCGCGTGACCCTGCTGGTGTACACCTTGTCCGGCGCCCTGTCGGGCCTGACGGGCTGCGTGCTGATGTCGCGCCTGGTGACAGCGCAGCCGAACGAGGGTGTGATGTACGAACTCGATGCGATCGCCAGCGCCGTGATCGGCGGCGCCTCGCTGATCGGCGGCATCGGCACCATTTCCGGCACCGTCATCGGCTCCTTCGTCATCGGCATCCTGCGCAATGGCTTGAACATGAACGGGGTATCGAGCTTTATCCAGCAAATCATTATCGGACTGGTCATCTTGCTGACCGTCTGGATCGATCAGAAGCGCAACCGCGCCTGA
- a CDS encoding ABC transporter substrate-binding protein: MKTIQAFNTILFGLSTAVFALSSSAAFAAPGEIAVIVKTTNSNYWQNVKKGATASAADAKGYSLTFQGPASESAIADQVSMVENAVTRKVAGIVLAASDPDALVPALKKAWEAKIPVVLIDSLVADSGKRYYQSFLSTDNEAAGEQSAKALISQVGKTGKIAVMSYVAGAGSETGRVGGFKRYIEKNSQLQIVGTYYSQSQMATALNQTTDVLASNPDLKGIFGANEPTAVGMGRAIAQAGKAGKVIAVGFDGNEDLKNFVKDGTLYATAVQGSYSMGALGVKTLVSLIEGKKVAPFVNTGVVIVTKANVELPEAKNVLY, encoded by the coding sequence ATGAAAACCATCCAAGCCTTCAACACCATCCTGTTCGGTCTGTCGACCGCAGTATTTGCCCTGAGCTCCAGCGCCGCCTTCGCCGCCCCGGGCGAAATCGCCGTGATCGTCAAGACGACCAATTCCAACTACTGGCAAAACGTCAAGAAGGGCGCCACGGCCAGCGCCGCCGATGCCAAGGGCTACAGCCTGACCTTCCAGGGTCCGGCCTCGGAATCGGCCATCGCCGACCAGGTCAGCATGGTGGAAAATGCCGTCACGCGCAAAGTGGCCGGCATCGTGCTGGCCGCGTCCGACCCGGACGCGCTGGTGCCGGCCCTGAAGAAGGCGTGGGAAGCGAAGATTCCCGTGGTGCTGATCGATTCGCTGGTGGCCGACAGCGGCAAGCGCTATTACCAGTCCTTCCTCTCGACCGACAATGAAGCGGCCGGCGAGCAAAGCGCCAAGGCCCTCATTTCGCAGGTCGGCAAGACGGGCAAGATCGCCGTGATGTCGTATGTGGCGGGCGCCGGTTCCGAAACGGGCAGGGTGGGCGGCTTCAAGCGCTATATCGAAAAGAACTCGCAGCTGCAGATCGTCGGCACGTATTACTCGCAGTCGCAGATGGCCACGGCGCTGAACCAGACGACCGACGTGCTGGCCTCGAATCCGGACTTGAAGGGCATCTTCGGCGCCAATGAACCGACGGCCGTGGGCATGGGCCGCGCCATCGCGCAGGCGGGCAAGGCCGGCAAGGTGATCGCCGTGGGCTTCGACGGCAATGAAGACCTGAAAAACTTCGTCAAGGACGGCACCCTGTATGCGACCGCCGTGCAAGGCTCGTACTCGATGGGCGCGCTGGGCGTGAAAACCCTCGTCAGCCTGATCGAAGGCAAGAAGGTCGCGCCGTTCGTCAACACGGGCGTGGTGATCGTCACCAAGGCCAATGTCGAACTGCCGGAAGCGAAGAACGTGTTGTACTGA
- a CDS encoding LysR substrate-binding domain-containing protein, translated as MFSSEHLKGITPFLATADAGSFTRAAEHLHLSSSAVSKSVARLEERLGVILFERSTRRLKLSEAGRAYYATCKRVLQELADAEDILAEHATELAGKVRIGVPASYGRLRVMPALLALCAQYPGLQPSIAFSDRFVDLFEERIDIAVRIGTPSHWPAALGQMQLGAERLILCAAPAYLARRGTPAAIGELERHDCIAYGRGDGSPMPWLFPDEDKGGQLEYRVAAPRMTVGDAEARTAAVLAGLGVAQLATWLVEEHLASGAIVAVLPQLATPGLPLYLAWPLARQLTPKTGTLLQELRQRLTI; from the coding sequence ATGTTTTCATCGGAACATTTGAAGGGCATCACGCCCTTTCTCGCCACCGCGGATGCTGGCAGCTTTACGAGGGCGGCCGAGCACCTGCACCTGAGCAGTTCAGCCGTCAGCAAGAGCGTGGCGCGGCTGGAGGAGCGGCTGGGCGTGATCCTGTTCGAGCGCAGCACGCGCCGCCTGAAATTGAGCGAGGCGGGCCGCGCCTACTACGCCACCTGCAAGCGCGTGCTGCAGGAACTGGCCGATGCGGAAGACATCCTGGCCGAACACGCGACGGAACTGGCGGGCAAGGTGCGCATCGGCGTGCCCGCCTCGTACGGCCGCCTGCGCGTCATGCCGGCGCTGCTGGCCCTGTGCGCGCAGTATCCCGGGCTGCAGCCATCGATCGCCTTCAGCGACCGCTTCGTCGACCTGTTCGAAGAGCGCATCGATATCGCCGTGCGCATCGGCACGCCATCGCACTGGCCCGCCGCGCTGGGCCAGATGCAGCTGGGAGCGGAACGCCTGATCCTGTGCGCGGCGCCCGCCTACCTGGCGCGACGCGGCACGCCCGCCGCCATCGGAGAACTGGAGCGGCACGACTGCATCGCCTATGGCCGTGGCGACGGTTCGCCCATGCCGTGGCTGTTCCCGGATGAGGACAAGGGCGGCCAGCTGGAATACCGCGTGGCCGCGCCGCGCATGACGGTGGGCGACGCCGAGGCGCGCACCGCCGCCGTGCTGGCGGGCCTGGGCGTGGCGCAGCTGGCCACGTGGCTGGTGGAAGAACACCTGGCGTCAGGCGCCATCGTCGCCGTGCTGCCGCAGCTGGCCACGCCAGGCCTGCCGTTGTATCTGGCATGGCCGCTGGCGCGCCAGTTGACGCCGAAGACGGGCACCCTGCTGCAGGAGTTGCGCCAGCGCCTGACGATCTGA
- a CDS encoding SDR family oxidoreductase produces the protein MNKHALIIGASGVIGSSLATHLLAQGWQVTGVSRGRTPVPAGCACLPLDATDGAAVSAALAGFDASHVFFTAWARQANEQENIRVNGAMVANVLAALGPTGHLRHAALVTGLKHYLGPFDAYGKGSVPVTPFREEQGRQDVDNFYYEQEDRLFDAAAQYGFTWSVHRPHTIIGYALGNAMNMGLTLAVYASLCKAGGQPFVFPGSSAQWHGLSDMTDAGQIARHLAWAADSPAARNEDFNIVNGDVFRWKWLWPRLAAYFGVEAADLPGTMAPLAGRMQDGPAQWRAIAQQHGLVEADISRLASWWHTDADLGRPMEVMTDMGKSRKAGFLDYQDTQDAFIALFERLKAERVIPR, from the coding sequence ATGAACAAGCACGCATTGATTATCGGCGCCAGCGGCGTTATCGGCAGCAGCCTGGCCACGCATTTGCTGGCGCAGGGCTGGCAGGTGACGGGCGTCTCGCGCGGCCGCACGCCAGTCCCCGCAGGCTGCGCATGCTTGCCGCTCGATGCCACGGATGGCGCGGCGGTCAGCGCCGCCCTGGCGGGCTTTGACGCCAGCCACGTCTTTTTCACGGCCTGGGCACGCCAGGCAAACGAGCAGGAAAACATCCGCGTCAATGGCGCCATGGTGGCCAATGTGCTGGCTGCCCTGGGCCCCACTGGCCACTTGCGCCATGCGGCGCTGGTGACGGGTCTCAAGCATTACCTGGGACCGTTCGATGCCTATGGCAAGGGCAGCGTTCCCGTCACGCCGTTCCGTGAAGAGCAGGGCCGCCAGGATGTTGACAATTTTTACTATGAGCAGGAAGACCGGCTGTTCGACGCGGCCGCGCAGTACGGTTTTACGTGGAGCGTGCACCGCCCGCACACCATCATCGGCTACGCGCTGGGCAATGCCATGAACATGGGATTAACTTTGGCCGTGTATGCCAGCCTGTGCAAGGCCGGCGGCCAGCCTTTCGTCTTTCCCGGTTCAAGCGCCCAATGGCACGGCTTGTCCGACATGACGGACGCGGGCCAGATCGCGCGCCACCTGGCATGGGCGGCCGACAGCCCCGCCGCGCGCAACGAGGACTTCAATATCGTCAATGGCGACGTGTTCCGCTGGAAGTGGCTGTGGCCGCGCCTGGCCGCCTACTTTGGCGTCGAGGCGGCGGACTTGCCCGGGACGATGGCGCCGCTGGCCGGGCGCATGCAGGACGGGCCCGCGCAGTGGCGCGCCATCGCGCAGCAGCACGGCCTGGTGGAAGCCGACATCAGCCGCCTCGCTTCCTGGTGGCATACGGATGCCGACCTGGGACGGCCGATGGAAGTGATGACGGACATGGGCAAGAGCCGCAAGGCGGGTTTTCTCGATTACCAGGATACGCAGGATGCCTTCATCGCCCTGTTCGAGCGCCTGAAGGCGGAGCGCGTCATTCCGCGCTGA
- a CDS encoding SMP-30/gluconolactonase/LRE family protein: protein MPHSRYALPSLRTAVLAAALANLSACASPPAHETLFLATTLTAPHSFTKGIEGPAVDADGNIYAVNFARQQTIGKVSPGGMGEVYLSLPGTSIANGIRFGSRGQMYLADYMEHTIYLVDPATRALTIHAREPRMTQPNDIAITQDDVLYASDPNWKENTGRVWRIAADGTVTLALDTMGTANGIEVSPDGKILYVNESVQRNIWMYDIGADGSLSGKRLLIKFDDFGMDGMRVDVDGNLYVTRYGKGSVVKLSPQGRILREISVPGAKPSNITFGGPDGRTAYVTEVVQGRLLQFRVDRPGLEWQRAQQHKSNAAAAAAAPPAAAEQVSAE, encoded by the coding sequence ATGCCCCATTCCCGATACGCCCTGCCGTCGCTGCGCACGGCCGTGCTGGCCGCCGCGCTGGCCAACCTGTCCGCCTGTGCCAGTCCCCCCGCGCACGAAACGCTGTTCCTCGCCACCACCTTGACGGCCCCGCATTCCTTCACCAAGGGCATCGAAGGCCCGGCCGTGGATGCGGATGGCAATATCTATGCCGTCAACTTTGCGCGCCAGCAGACTATCGGCAAGGTCAGCCCCGGCGGCATGGGCGAGGTGTACCTGAGCCTGCCCGGCACCAGCATCGCCAACGGCATCCGCTTCGGCAGCCGTGGGCAGATGTACCTGGCCGACTACATGGAACACACGATCTACCTGGTCGATCCGGCCACGCGCGCGCTGACCATCCACGCGCGCGAGCCGCGCATGACGCAGCCGAACGATATCGCCATCACGCAGGACGACGTGCTGTATGCGAGCGACCCGAACTGGAAAGAAAACACGGGCCGCGTGTGGCGCATCGCGGCCGATGGCACGGTGACCCTGGCGCTCGACACCATGGGTACGGCCAATGGCATCGAAGTCAGCCCCGACGGCAAGATCTTGTATGTAAATGAAAGTGTGCAGCGCAACATCTGGATGTATGACATCGGCGCGGACGGCAGCCTGAGCGGCAAGCGCCTGCTGATCAAGTTCGACGATTTCGGCATGGATGGCATGCGCGTGGATGTCGACGGCAACCTGTACGTGACGCGCTACGGCAAGGGCAGCGTGGTGAAACTGTCGCCACAGGGACGCATCCTGCGCGAGATCAGCGTGCCCGGCGCCAAGCCCAGCAACATCACCTTCGGCGGCCCCGATGGCCGCACGGCGTACGTGACGGAAGTGGTGCAGGGACGGCTGCTGCAATTTCGCGTCGACCGCCCGGGGCTTGAGTGGCAGCGGGCGCAGCAGCACAAGAGTAATGCGGCGGCAGCGGCAGCCGCGCCACCGGCCGCAGCGGAGCAGGTCAGCGCGGAATGA
- a CDS encoding hybrid sensor histidine kinase/response regulator: MHYTALSPDPEDASAQQLPPPEHNLHALHSREVKLLRETINQLLIMAKMQVQEKDKSDAFGLLIMQLREANQNLVLATFGAQDMQASAEATTLRQTEFLAMLAHELRNPLQPLAMANDLLAKKVDLDPQLAHVHGVIGRQVAHMARLIDDLLDASRVSSGKITLQLAPILLSDILASAMEVGQASISQRQQVLSVSLPDEPLVIEGDLVRLTQVFANLLINASKFTHEFGHIDIVVRRHDNLVEIAVTDDGAGIALDIQPFIFDLFTQGFRSLERAQGGLGIGLSLVRIITQLHGGTVDVFSAGVGFGSQFVLQLPLSSLAPPSQDLQVEHAAHASPRRILLIEDNTDAAELLALLLTQDGHHVDVRNDGPSGLRAALDAPYDVIVCDIGLPGMDGFQVISSARAALPPPLPCFVAASGYSQLGEFDRAGQAGFDHYLVKPINIDALSKIITAKVTR, from the coding sequence ATGCACTACACAGCACTCTCGCCGGATCCTGAGGATGCGTCCGCCCAGCAGTTGCCCCCCCCCGAGCACAATCTGCATGCCTTGCATAGCCGCGAAGTCAAGCTGCTGCGGGAGACGATCAATCAATTGTTGATCATGGCCAAGATGCAGGTGCAGGAAAAGGATAAATCCGACGCCTTCGGCCTGCTGATCATGCAGTTGCGCGAAGCCAATCAAAACCTCGTGCTGGCAACGTTTGGCGCGCAGGACATGCAAGCGTCCGCCGAGGCGACGACCTTGCGCCAGACGGAATTCCTGGCCATGCTCGCGCATGAGTTGCGCAATCCCCTCCAGCCACTGGCGATGGCCAATGACTTGCTGGCCAAGAAGGTCGACCTCGATCCCCAACTGGCGCACGTGCATGGCGTGATCGGCCGCCAGGTGGCGCACATGGCGCGGCTGATCGACGACTTGCTCGATGCTTCGCGCGTCAGCAGCGGGAAGATTACCTTGCAGCTGGCGCCCATCCTGCTGAGCGACATCCTCGCCAGCGCCATGGAAGTTGGCCAGGCCAGCATCAGCCAACGCCAGCAAGTGCTGAGCGTGAGCCTGCCGGACGAACCGCTGGTGATCGAAGGGGACCTGGTACGTCTGACACAGGTATTTGCCAACTTGCTCATCAATGCCAGCAAATTCACGCACGAGTTTGGCCACATCGACATCGTCGTCAGGCGCCACGATAATCTGGTGGAAATTGCCGTCACCGACGATGGCGCCGGTATCGCCCTCGATATCCAGCCCTTCATTTTTGACCTGTTTACGCAGGGATTCCGCTCGCTGGAACGGGCGCAGGGCGGCCTGGGTATCGGCCTGTCGCTGGTGCGGATAATTACCCAGCTGCATGGGGGAACCGTGGATGTGTTCAGTGCCGGGGTCGGCTTCGGCAGCCAGTTTGTCTTGCAGCTGCCCCTGTCGTCGCTGGCGCCGCCGTCGCAGGACTTGCAAGTGGAGCATGCGGCGCATGCATCGCCACGCCGCATATTGTTGATCGAGGATAATACCGATGCGGCGGAACTGTTGGCGCTGCTGCTGACGCAGGATGGCCACCATGTCGACGTGCGCAATGACGGTCCCAGTGGCTTGCGCGCCGCGCTCGATGCACCCTACGATGTGATCGTATGCGATATCGGCTTGCCGGGCATGGATGGCTTTCAAGTCATCAGTTCTGCACGCGCGGCCTTGCCGCCGCCGCTGCCGTGCTTTGTCGCCGCGTCCGGATACAGCCAGCTTGGCGAGTTCGACCGTGCTGGCCAGGCAGGGTTTGACCATTACCTGGTAAAACCCATCAATATCGACGCCTTGTCGAAAATAATCACGGCAAAGGTTACCCGCTGA